The following coding sequences lie in one Trichoderma breve strain T069 chromosome 1, whole genome shotgun sequence genomic window:
- a CDS encoding phosphoribosyl transferase domain-containing protein: MASSTSQLPAYKQDFLKSAIDGGVLKFGSFELKSKRISPYFFNAGEFHTARLAGAISSAFAKTIIQAQEESGLDFDIVFGPAYKGIPLCSAISIKLGELAPQNLDRISYSFDRKEAKDHGEGGNIVGAPLKGKKVLIVDDVITAGTAKRDAIEKITKEGGIVAGIVVALDRMEKLPAADGDDSKPGPSAIGELRKEYGIPIFAILTLDDIIDGMKGFATPEDIKNTEEYRAKYKATD, encoded by the coding sequence ATGGCCTCTTCTACTTCCCAGCTCCCTGCGTACAAGCAGGACTTCTTGAAATCCGCCATTGACGGTGGCGTCCTCAAGTTTGGCAGCTTCGAGCTCAAGTCCAAGAGAATATCGCCCTACTTCTTCAACGCGGGCGAGTTCCACACTGCGCGCCTCGCCGGCGCAATCTCCTCTGCCTTTGCAAAGACCATTATCCAGGCGCAGGAGGAATCCGGCCTCGACTTTGACATCGTCTTTGGCCCCGCTTACAAGGGCATCCCCCTGTGCTCCGCCATTAGCATCAAGCTCGGCGAGCTGGCCCCCCAGAACCTGGACCGCATCTCGTACTCGTTTGACcgcaaggaggccaaggacCACGGCGAGGGCGGCAACATTGTCGGCGCTCctctcaagggcaagaaagTTCTTATCGTCGACGATGTCATCACCGCTGGCACTGCCAAGCGAGACGCCATTGAGAAGATCACCAAGGAGGGCGGCATAGTCGCCGGTATTGTCGTTGCTCTGGACCGCATGGAGAAGCTTCCTGCtgccgacggcgacgacTCCAAGCCTGGCCCGAGTGCCATTGGCGAGCTGAGGAAGGAGTATGGCATccccatctttgccatcctCACCCTGGATGACATTATCGATGGAATGAAGGGGTTCGCTACCCCCGAGGATATCAAGAACACGGAGGAGTACCGGGCCAAGTACAAGGCAACTGACTAA
- a CDS encoding acetyltransferase (GNAT) family domain-containing protein: MKMQKDIAVTNSSEAVPSTYNASPAGCLIPIPFLPIIANDTVDIDDEEMEVDTIGFDRIAQFYFYGVCRSEEFLSAFPFCFNPKLAFLKPQHVVTAIELEQVAFQHSVRGFCSSLVEYRVRFSYNLSFGLFNICDMTERKDWWMVTKVRGWNIDGCPEDVRRLMFVHIIATLGCSPVVTDEDMDYPKNWLKMLHGDESSPSELVGHRPEGRTVCIHSIAVCPRLQGLGLGTATLKSYVQRLNSLGLADRVALICRQSETRFFQKCGFRNIGRSDTKTLPGEFYNMVFDLPGRKDFIDWTQIEKDAQQY, encoded by the exons atgaagatgcagaaggACATAGCAGTTACTAACTCCAGTGAGGCGGTTCCATCGACTTACAACGCCTCCCCAGCGGGTTGTCTGATCCCCATCCCATTTCTGCCAATTATCGCCAACGATACGGTTGATATagacgatgaggagatggaagTCGACACAATAGGATTTGACAGGATCGCTCAATTCTACTTTTATGGCGTGTGTCGATCCGAGGAGTTCTTGAGCGCATTCCCCTTTTGTTTTAACCCCAAGCTTGCCTTTTTGAAACCTCAGCATGTTGTCACGGCCATCGAACTGGAACAGGTTGCTTTTCAACATTCTGTAAGAGGATTTTGTAGCTCACTG GTCGAATATCGCGTCAGGTTTTCTTACAACCTTAGTTTCGGTCTATTCAACATCTGTGATATGACCGAGCGGAAAGACTGGTGGATGGTGACCAAAGTACGAGGGTGGAACATTGATGGCTGCCCTGAAGACGTCAGGAGACTCATGTTCGTCCACATCATCGCAACTTTGGGGTGCAGCCCTGTGGTGACCGACGAGGACATGGATTACCCCAAGAACtggttgaagatgctccATGGCGACGAAAGCTCTCCGAGCGAACTTGTTGGCCACCGGCCCGAGGGCCGGACAGTATGTATTCATTCGATAGCTGTCTGCCCTCGCCTCCAAGGCCTAGGCCTTGGCACTGCTACTTTGAAGTCGTACGTTCAGCGCCTGAATAGCTTAGGTCTTGCGGACCGTGTCGCTCTTATTTGTCGCCAATCTGAGACTAGGTTTTTCCAGAAATGTGGCTTTAGGAATATTGGTCGAAGTGATACCAAGACTCTCCCTGGCGAATTCTATAACATG GTTTTCGACCTACCCGGCCGGAAAGATTTCATTGATTGGACTCAAATCGAGAAGGATGCCCAACAGTACTGA
- a CDS encoding GDP dissociation inhibitor domain-containing protein — MEEIAKEYDVIVLGTGLTECILSGVLSVKGRKVLHIDRNDHYGGEAASVNIETLFKKYGNFKDGEEPWKKYGRLNDWNIDLVPKFLMSSGELTNILVSTDVTRYLEFKQVAGSYVQQGSSAKATVAKVPSDAGEALKSPLMGIFEKRRMKSFIEWIGTFDLQDPATHKGLDFNTCTMKDVYDKFGLEDATKDFIGHAMALYLTDDYITAVGQAPEAIERIRLYGNSVARYGKSPYIYPLYGLGELPQGFARLSAIYGGTYMLNTNIDEVLYDGDKAVGIKATMTGVEEMKFETKAKLILGDPSYFPSKAKVVGHVLRAICILKHPLAGTNDSDSAQLIIPQSQVGRKNDIYIACVSSAHNVCPKGYWIAIVSTISETAANHHLELQPGLERLGAIEEQFMGPPIPIYEPLEDGTKDNIFISKSYDATSHFETTTDDVKDIYRRATGEELKVEGLREGITVAEE; from the exons atggaggagattgcaaAGGAGTACGATGTCATCGTCTTGGGCACCG GCCTGACCGAGTGTATCCTTTCTGG TGTCCTGAGTGTCAAGGGCCGCAAGGTCCTCCACATTGACCGCAATGACCACTACGGAGG AGAGGCTGCCTCCGTAAACATCGAGACG CTCTTCAAGAAGTACGGCAACTTCAAGGACGGCGAGGAGCCCTGGAAGAAGTATGGCCGCCTCAATGACTGGAACATCGACCTTGTCCCCAAGTTCCTCATGTCATCCGGCGAGCTGACCAACATCCTCGTCTCCACCGACGTTACCCGATACCTGGAGTTCAAGCAGGTTGCCGGCAGCTACGTCCAACAGGGCTCTTCTGCCAAGGCCACCGTTGCCAAGGTCCCCTCAGATGCCGGTGAGGCCCTCAAGTCGCCTCTTATGGGCATCTTTGAGAAGCGCCGCATGAAGTCCTTCATTGAGTGGATTGGCACTTTCGATCTCCAGGACCCTGCTACTCACAAAG GCCTCGACTTCAACACCTGCACCATGAAGGATGTCTATGACAAGTTCGGCCTCGAGGATGCCACCAAGGACTTCATTGGCCACGCCATGGCCCTGTACCTCACTGACGACTACATCACTGCCGTTGGCCAGGCTCCTGAGGCCATTGAGCGTATCCGCCTGTACGGTAACTCCGTCGCTCGATATGGAAAGTCCCCATACATCTACCCCCTGTACGGTCTTGGCGAGCTCCCCCAGGGCTTTGCTCGTCTGTCTGCCATCTACGGCGGTACTTACatgctcaacaccaacattgACGAGGTCCTGTACGATGGCGACAAGgctgttggcatcaaggccaCCATGACCGGAGtcgaggagatgaagtttgagaccaaggccaagctgATCCTTGGTGACCCCTCATACTTCcccagcaaggccaaggtTGTCGGCCATGTCCTGAGGGCCATCTGCATCCTCAAGCACCCTCTTGCTGGAACCAACGACAGCGACTCTGCTCAGCTCATCATTCCCCAGTCCCAGGTCGGCCGAAAGAACG ACATCTACATTGCCTGCGTTTCATCTGCCCACAACGTCTGCCCCAAGGGCTACTGGATCGCCATTGTCTCCACCATCTCCGAGACTGCTGCGAACCACCACCTCGAGCTCCAGCCCGGTCTTGAGCGCCTCGGAGCCATTGAGGAGCAGTTCATG GGACCTCCTATCCCCATCTATGAGCCTCTTGAGGACGGCACCAAGgacaacatcttcatctccaagagCTACGACGCCACCAGCCACTTTGAGACAACGACAGATGACGTCAAGGACATCTACCGCCGCGCCACCggcgaggagctcaaggTTGAAGGTCTGAGGGAGGGCATCACCGTTGCGGAAGAGTAA